A stretch of DNA from Scomber japonicus isolate fScoJap1 chromosome 19, fScoJap1.pri, whole genome shotgun sequence:
ttactattatttttttgtattttatacatcaattatatattttgtgtaaatTAAGTATTATATATCCTCCAATGCAACTATTATGGAGTAaattttgtatgttttacaacagctcaaatatacagtattattcCAGCAGAAAGTTTTTAACCTGCCTGAAAAGTTCATCTTGGTTTTTCTTCACTGTGTAACTTTGGTAAGATTTCAAATCTGATGTCAGAAGTGAATTGGAAATATAATGCTCCAACTGACACAATGAACACTGCACTTGACTCATAGATGGAtagaagtagaaaaaaaaagacgagaGGAAAAATAGAGGATTTCATGTGTAAAATCTTTATTATGTGCACAGAACTGTTTGTCAGGGGTTCAGTGAAACACAAGCTGGGGTGAGTGGTCCCTTCCCAACACCAAATATGCACTGGAGAGGGTAGTTTTGACCCTTGACAGTGACAAGAGGCACCACTACATTTGCACAACATTTACACCAAAgatgcaacccccccccctccctcccctccccttccccatAAAACTCAATGTTTAATTTCAAGCCCAGAAgaacaggaataaaacattttcgAAGGAATTCTTCCACATTCATAAATTTGATGGTTATCGATGATCAAACTGGTGGGAGAACAAGAGTTCAACGgctatcatttaaaaaaatccagcTTGACTAAATTATTCTACCAGGTTGTGACTGGAATGTACaacaggagagaaaataaatgtaaaagcagTGCATAAAAACCGCACACGACTCATATTTGgcaacacaaaaaagaaaaatggaaatactgaTGCTACATACAGTTTTTGAGTAGTAAGTACAAACTTCACATGAGAATGTTTTACCACAatttgaaacaaacaaacaaaaaaaaaagttaagacTTCTCCTTCaacaaaaatgtcttttcttcAAAACGGGTACATGAGCTGCAAgagtttttccttttctgtgtgtgtgtgtgtgtgtgtgtgtatgagtgtgtgtgtgtgtcagggcgACGCGTGAAACAGGAGGCTGGATGaggaaaaataaagttaatcttGGAATGTAAGCTTGGTCTCATCGCAGGGGGACGACGCCAAGCTGAACGAAGCCGAATCTTAAGAATTTGGCCGTggctgaccccgtctgtttcgaCTCTCTCCAAAACAAATGAACGGTCCTGGGAAGGGGCCGCGTCTTACATGGCGACCTTGGCAACCTGCTCTTCCAGTCTGGCGATTCGACGGTCTTGAAGGATGACACGGTCCCTGAGTGACTTGAACTCTCGGAGTACCTCTTCCAGTTTGTCTTCCATTTTCTGTTCATAAATGAAAAGAGAGTTATGACCAATTTACAGCTATTTGTTTCACAGCTATTAAAGCTAAATGTGCTGTTATGTGTTAATCCTGACAAAATGTGCAGAGATGTTACAGCagtcaacatttttttcctgGCTGTACCAAAACCAGACTGGATTGTGACTCAAATACCAAACTATCTGCTGATTCATAACTTTTCAAAATTGTTCCAACCATAATAATTACTGTGAATTGGGAAAGTCCAAATGTCAGCAAAAAAACATGTGCAAGCCTGAACTACAGTGCAGAGAGCACACAATAATCCTAATCCTACTTTATATAAAGAGTCTAGTTATGTTGTAGAGTAAAAAGAATAATctgtaaacaaaaataaaaagggaaatatgtCCTAACACTCACTACTGAGGACTGTGGAGAAGCATGCTTCTGGATAATTGGGATTTTCTCTGCTGCTTTTGTGGCTGGCTTGCTCTCCAGGACGTTTGTTTTGACCACTTTCAGATCCCGGTTCTTCGTGGAGACATAGCCATCTTTGAGCGAGATCAGGATGGGGCCTCCATTTTTCCCGGCGAACCACTCCTCTGCCTCCAGGGCGGGATCAGGGCCGGCTGTGTCTGGATACAGGTCGTCCTGGAACAGGTCCGACTGGGTGGGTGGAGAGGACGCAGGAAATGTCATTAGAGAAAGGTCTTTACAGTAGCAatgcaacagcagcactttTATTATTACTAGATATCAAACAGACTCACCTTACGTGGCACTGTCATGATGATTGGCTCACATTTTCTCTCATGTAATTTATAAAACCTACAGAGAGGAGGCAGGGTTCATTATTTAgctatttttaaaagtaatgaCATTATTTTTCAGAGAAATTCAGTAATATATTTGCTCCACGATCCACAGGAACACATACAACATGGtcgaaaataaaaaaacaacacttttttggtcttttataCCTTGCGATTTCACATTTGTTGACATCCAGCCCCCTCTTGGGCATGTATCCCATGCCCCTCTGAGGCTCCTTAGTGGAAAAGGTGTTGAGGTAGTGAACAAACGGCGCCTCGTCGGTGATCTCAAAGTACCGAATGCTGCTGTCACCCTGAGGACACAACATCAATGCTTAAAGTGAGCCTGTGAATCTATATGTGTATCACTGATTCTTtggaaatggaaaacaaaacaggaatgtatttatttataagcCTCAGTCACCTTTCCACACAAGTAGACTATATTGGTGTCAGGGTCATAGAAGGGCAGCAGAACTCCATTACTAGAGTCCATCTCTTGGACACATATTGGCTCATCCATGTTTTCCTGGTGAGAgaaaattcaacatttaaagtgatatagacatattattatttattaactgtGATTTCAGGCCAATAATTGCTGACTGCCTGTATTAGTTGCTCCTGTGCTTACATGACTAACAAACAGGAACAAATCACATTCTGCAAATATGTAACAATGACTCCTCACAGGTTTTGTGTTACTCTTTGTGTTGAATGCCCCCTAGTGGAGTTGAGTTGTTATAGACTCAAGTGGCacagagcaaaaaaaacaaaaagcaaaagagcATGTCTTACATAGAGGAAGACCTGGTGAAGACATTCTGACTTACATCATGGACAGGAAAATGTTCAAAACAAGGTGCTATAAAAGTTCAACATTACTTTGGTGTGTCTGTGATGTATCAGTGTGTTACGGATTGAATGATATTCACTACAATGACGTACAGTTTTCCACAGGGCTAGCTGGCGCTCGCTCATGCGGCTGAATCCAGTGGTGAAAATGTTTCCGTCTGCTAGAAAGATTGCTCTCATTGGCCGAGCTCCCTCGTGGGCTTTGTCCTTCTCCTAAAAGCAGAAACATACTTGTGAAATTGGGCAGCAGTGTTTGCAGGCTCTGTGGGTGATTCGGGGAAAGATTATTCCGCATGTCAAGCATCCTAGCCCCAAAGCCCCTTGGCGTTTTCACTTACCGCCACAACCTTTTTTTTACGGGGGTCGATGACGCGGACCTTCTTGTCCTTGCAAGCGGTGCAGAGTAGGCTGCCATTGCGGCTCCAGCTGATACTAAAGATAACATCGGGGTGCATGTCCTCCAGGTTGATCATGGCCTCTCCTGTGCCCACATTCCAGATGATGATCTGGTTGTCGCACCCTAAAATGGACACATACAACACAGGCTGAGCACACGCACACCTCTACGTCCAAGTTTATTTTAAGCACTTTATATCACACAAAGCAACGCAACAGAAGGCAAACTGTGAGATAATTGGTCAGATTTGGAGCTCAGCTGTGCACAGTGGACAAATGGCAGACTAATTACCTAAACAGACTTCATTATTATACTCTGAGGGCACGAGAGCGCATCAGAGACTTCAGTCCAATACCTGCACTGAGGAGAACGTTACGAGCGGTCGGATGCCAAGACACAATGCCGACCCTCTTAGAGTGGCCCTCTAGCACGACCACAGGCTCTGAAAGGGGATTCTCCAGCCCGTTCTCAGGAATTTGCCAAACCTAAatcatagagaaaaaaaaaaagttagataAGAAACACTGATCATTACAGTACTAATACTAAATAGTAGACTACAGAAATACAGCAGATTGAGGCTGTGTGTTCATAATCcataaaacaaatcaatgaCTGACTCACCTAGAAAACTGGTCAAAACTATATACCCATACCTACACTTACTGAAAGACATCATTAACAGCCTTAATAAGCATTGGATATATATCTTGAATTCAACACACATTCAACATGTAACTTGAGAGTCAAAAAGGTACCACAACTAAATTATGTTGCTCAGATACAGGTGTATAAGGACACTGGCAGTCTAGTGCAGATCTCTCagtcaagtaaaaaaaagcaataataatattaaatgaaaaataattaacagataataaaataatgtgtgtctgtttttactcttaCAGTTATTTGGTCCATTCGCACATTCACCCTCACCTTTCAAGTTTGTCAACAATTTCATTTCAAGTAAATCATTTCTTTGACTTATTTTGGATCACGCTACAAAAATGTTCGATAATAGTTATTTATACACACGAAAACTGAAAAGTATCAATATCAGCAGACACAACACAGTCATTAGTCatcaaaaaatgaattgaaaatgCTACAGTAAAAACCTAAAAAGCACCaggacattttttaattcattcattacagCACATCATGTCCAAGATGCCAAATCAACAGATGTAGAGtataaatgtaaatcattaaatAAGTACttcataaaaaaggaaaagctgtGATCCTTTAGCGATCAAGCGCGTCCTTACCATGACCGTGCAGTCCTCTGAGCCACTAGCGATGACATGGTCATTATGAGGACACCAGTCGATGTCCAGCACTGGGCCCGTGTGACCACATACTGTAGGGTAGACCTTGTCTATACGGCCGGTCTACGGGACAGAAGACAACTTTGTCACAAAAGGGCGAAAGAGAGTGAGAGCTGAAGCAGAGCAATAAAGTTCTGTTAGGCGATATCTGCTGGAGAGATATGAAAATGACTGACGGAAAGCTAATTTAACTATTCTGTCTCCTGTCAGGGTTTATTTTTAATAAGTTCTTTGTGTGACTCCAAGAACATTTTTCACTCTTCTATTACCGTCATCATCAAACCTCAAACGACTGACTTCATGCCACATTTAGTTATTTAATTGCTTTACTGGCTAAAATGAAGTCAACTGATCTGTTTTTAAAGATGACACACTTAGCACATTGTGAAAATAGCAAAAAAGAGAACTTTAAATGCAAACAATGACTTTCCAGCAGTTTTGGCAGCTTGTCTTAAGGCAGAACATTATACAGTGAGTGAATATCAATTAATTAACCCACTGCCCTAAAATAATGGCACAGCACCCATCCCCTCTGTGAGTATCATGTTCAATGAGGCATACATCACATGCCTTTATTACCAGGCAGATAGAAACATTGATTatctatgttgtttttttactataGATGAGATGCCTCAGggaagaacagcaggacagggTCACAGTAGCAGCTCGCTGAAGGTCTGGTGACTAAGAACAAGCCTGTAGAATTGATTGGCCATAAGCTCTGGATGCTATTACAGtatatgatgatgatacagTCTCAAGTTACAACCTTTTCACGTCTGGGTATCGGTTACACACTCTGTCTCCCACTTTTGGATCCAAAAATATGGCACTAGAATTACAAACAAGGCTGGGTGATAcggataaaatcaaatatcacaatattgttGATACAATGTgatgatattgatattgcaacAGTATTTTAGGGATGTCTAtttgtgctttcacaaaatatttatacaATGGAggtttttgataaataatcaacaGTGATGTGAATATAATGACTAGGTACCATGTCTAGTAGGTAAAGAGCAGTCTGGTAAGTTTAGAAAATGACATCCCTTTACTGTaaagcagcctttaaaagcagcaaGAGACAACACTTATGCCATATCACCATATTACCACatccaaaatatattttgatatgAGACGATATCGAGTCTTGTATCACAACATCGATATGATATTGATTTACTATCTAGCCCTAAGATGTTATAATCACACAAAATGTATATACTTAGGGGCTGTAATGACAATGTGTTCAATTTGAAACACTTGCAAGCATTAGTATCATCAGACAGGTCAAGAGGGCAACTGCCAGTGAAAGGGTAATGAGTGCTGGTTGTATGCAGATGTGTACCTATAACCATTTTCAGCCCAAGACCAGACTTAGTAGATCAACCCATGCTTGAGTACTAATGCGAGTCCTTTCTTAACTTCATGTGGCTGATTCATCAAGCAAGTGCCAATGACATTTTATTCTGACCTTTAATAACCCATTCCTATAGAAATACTAACATAGATCTCACAGGTCTTCTGTAACGGGGCCTTCAAAAGATCTTTTTCACCTCTTGACCGAGACAAGAAGGAGATGACGGAGCATGGATCGCTCACCTTTTGTAGAGGAAGGACAAGAAAGGCTCCGCCCCCACTGGCCTCGATGATGATGGCAACAAACTTGGGATTGACGGCACAGAAGGAGCTGTCCCATGTGACCCTGGAGACGCGGATATCATCGTAGCACTGGTCGTTCCTCAGGGCCTGACCAAAGACGTGACGGAACTTGCTCTGTCGCACAACTCGTCGCAACATATCTGCAGAGAGATAAGAGGGAGGTAAATCAGAGCTCATAAGTGTTTTCAATAAGTATCCAAATGTAAGAAATGTTagtaaaatcaaatgaaatctATAAGTACTGCTGTTTCAAAAGGCAACTTGGCCACTTTCAGCttataaaatctaaaataagAATCCTTCTTTCATCACTGTGCATGCTGAGGAAACCATGGGGTACATTTGGATTACTGCCAGCTCAGTCTGTCTGATCTGAGATTATATTTATTAACTGTGACTGAGTTTGTTCCTGTGcatgaaaaggaaataaagcagctctacCTACTTCTACTGGCAAACATCTGAGGTAAACTCTACAAGCAACAGATTTTCCTCCAGCTGTGTTTACCTCCTTATTTCTGAGACATTTTTCAGGCTGTTGTCACGCCAAGTTCTGCTCGAGTTGTCAACCGCTAGgtgtcaaatatcaaaatcatttgacattttttacttCACACATGACAAGAGAAATGGATCATTAAGCATACACAATTACAAAAAGTACAATGAATGAAAATCAGTCTGGTTGGATATCTGATTACATTATCCAAAAGGAAAGATACAAATATTGCAAAACATGAATTCAAAACTGTGGGAATAATTGGGAAAATAGAAGTTTTCAACTATATGGAATAAATAGTAAATATGGGTTTAGTGAAAtgtgtccttccctcttttaaTGTATGATTTAAGCCAAGAAATCTATACTGTGACACAACATTAAATATCACCTTCCTGAACAAGCTCTGTAGATTCTCAGTTTTGATGATGTGTTTTAGGTATAAAAAGGTATATTTGAACTACGCCTGcaactaataatcattttcagTATCAATTCATCTGTCAGTTATCTCCTCGATTCATTGATTTAGTCTAAAATCAATAGGTTTAGTCTAAAAGATGTCAGAACATGATGAAAAGTGTCTATCACTATTTCTCAAAGGGCaacttcaaatgtcttgttttgtccagaCCAACATCCCACAtcctaaagatattcagttcacTCTCATAAGACCAAAGAAATCTGAATTATTCAGTTTTAAGAGTCTAAAAGCAGAAAAGTGTATTAGAGCTTTTTTGTTTGTAagcaaaatagttgctgattcattttctgttgatggattaatggattaatcatttcagctgTAATGTGCCTCTAAATAGCCTGATATGGACACAGATGCAGTTCACTCTTTTTAAGGTTGATATTGCAAATATTTGGTCTTACCTCTATCATACCATCTAACAAactgggttttgttttttttgaacTCAGTGGCACTGTGGCTCATTAGACACTCTACTCAGAACtttttaaactaattaaaatgtacAACAGATAAAATATGCTTCACCAattcaagtgttttaaaaaatccaattaAAACCAGACAACATACTTTTAATTTTACTACATCCATTTCTTACAGTGTCATTTAAACTGGAGAGCACTTTCAAATGACTGCAGCTAGATGTTTTAGTGGTCATTAATATTAACATAACACATTATATTTTCGGGTTTACTGACACGGATGCAGCAAAAAGGAGCATTGTCTCTCAGTACACCTTTAAACATGTTCCCgtttcttctttatttctcatttctGCTTTCAGCTTTAAGAGAAATCGTTCATCAAGCAAAGACAGAGTCCACTGTTGGCATCCTGACAGATCTGGAGATGGTTAGATCTGATCTGCAGCCAAAACATGGCGGACAAAACACAGTGGAATTTCTCCAGAAAGTTGATTTGTCTCATCATTGTCTGCTGTAAATCCTGAAAACTCAGCTTTAGATTCCTTAGGCGGGTTTTTTTCATCGTTTAAGTGAAAATACTTTGCTGTGTAATTATCTGGAAAATATAGTGTCTCAGGGCAGTGATTAGTCTGCCAATCTAAAGAAACATGAACAGTTTATTCAAGCTGCAGGATTTTTCTCCAGTGATCCACAAGCCTGTCATCACACCAGACCACCTGCTTCTTCACATTCAGTCAGAGATTTTCAAAATGGAAAAGATGAATCACTGCCTCTcggataaaaaaacaacaactttgaaTTTCTCTCAAATCTGATCATATTCATGCATACGGAACAATTTTAATATAGTTTGGGAGATAACTCACTGAACTACATTTGCATCACCATCATATTAAGGGTGGGCATTGTATTGATACTGTGATATAAGACTAGATTatgtcttagattttggatatcatGATAGGgcataagtgttgtcttttctttaATGTCCTATTACAGGTATATagtcaaaaatgtctttatatgtCTTATTGTCCATATGTTCCTTGCTGgacatcatattttatatctaTTCATGCAACCATATTTTtagaatttgacatttttatacttttcaaTCTGTATTTGAATTTCCGGATTGGTTTTTGGTGTTTATGAGGACATACTATACTATTGTTCAGCAGTTATTTGACCTGATGAATTCACATctcaggcctgtgtgtgtgtacaggctGATTTACTGAcatgtccctctctctctctggttctctttatacatcttTATGATTATTACAAGAAGCTTAATGGCCATAACATAACTCAGAGCACATTTCTGCCCAACTTCAACCTGAGCAGACGTCTAATCAGCTAAAGTGAAAACACATGTGTGGGGTATGCAAgggttttaaattaattaaaggaaaaatgtagACAATAACGAGTATTTAGAAAACTATAGAGGCTTTTCATTCCAAATCATAATACAACAGTAAACACTTCAATGTGGATACatgctttaaaatatatatattttttttaattctagaTTAGTTTTGGATTTTGAGTCTTTAAATTTTCAATTTATTGGTccacattttatttctattttttaaacttAGATTTATTTTATGATAGTTTATTTAGTTAACTGAACATGTCTTTCTCAACTTGGGAAACAAATCTGCTTTTCCTTTAAGAAAAGAGtgctgccctctctctctctctctcacacacacacacacacacacacacacaggtttacaACCTATAGTAGCCTAATACTCCTGAGATCAGAGAAAGATGTGTCCCCTTTCCACACAGCAACATGCCAGTACAAGGGCCTTTTCCCCACCTCATCTATAACCATTATTTTCATCCGAGACTGAGATATAAGAACTGGTCAGTTTAAAGACGGATTGCTGCACACAGCCCTTTTTATGAATCAAATACTCTCCTTACATATGCCTGATTCACAGCACACAGTCCCACAGAGCTGTAGACACTGATCATGCTGCAGCAGGGCTGCGTAATGCCTGACCAGCACAGGACTACGCTTTACAGCCAACCAGAACAGTGTGTTCCCTCAGCCAATATTAGCACTTCATTCAAGAGCAGCAGCCCTAGCTCAAAAATGCATCTGACACGATGAGCTGCTTCATCTGCTGCAGGCTTTAGTTGATGCTATACATTATAACACGCTTCTCTTTGCCCTAAACCATATCACCATTAAACACATATGTGTGCATCATGATGGAGGCTTGGCTGCTAGCAGCTAGATCCAGTGCCAGGCCTTGTTACAGCAGACTATGATATCAGTGTAAGCTGAAAGTGAATTTGATGGACTTATTTAATATAAAGACGCTGCCCTGCAGGAGTCTGACCTCGCTGTCTGTGATTTCATTGACTGTCTGGACAATACACGGGGGTGCAAAACACCAAAGATGCAATCattatcactttatttatttaatctatcATATTGCCGGTAtttaacctttttatatttttaaataagacTGATGATACCAGCTGGTGTTATTCTTTGGAGGTGGAAACAGCTGCACTATGCTAACAATGGCTAGCTGatgtctcctcctcccctttgaAACAAGCAGCTGCAAACTAATGAGAGCAAAATAGTGAGACTCGGTTGTCGTTTTTAAAACTACCTCGCCATTCATTTCAAACAGAATCGTTAACGTTGTATGAAAGCTTTAAAGATAACTTTACTAACGTAACATTACAGAAACAGGAGGGGTCCAGGATGCAGATTTGTATTTTGGTGAGTAACGTTACGCCCCAGATGTGACCATCACTGAAAAACGCCACAAAGCCTGCAGGCGATTAATATCGTTTAAGGCTCGTAAATCACGAGGTGGGGCAATTAAATTGAGTATAACGGTGAAGATGATGGTGGGGATAATTGTAGCTAGTGTTCCGCCGCACTGCCCGGAGGCTGGTGCCTGACCTCAGCAGCGTCTGACACGGACACAGCAGCGAGCAGGAGGCGGCTACCCGAGTGGGCTGTTTCTGAGCCCTTTTCTGTAAAATACCACACAAGTAGCCACAAGTCGCCTGTGTTATATCCACACAGGGATGATCAcacagttttaaatgtgttatatttttatgaacTAGCCTGTCCGCATGTTTTTTCCAGTGCAGCTAGCATAGCGAGCTATCCTAGCTGCTAACGCGCTAGCTGTGGTGGACCGCCGCCAGCTGACGCAAGTGCAGATATTTCCACCCAAGGTTTTTTAGGCTGCTCCCATTCTCAAACCCATCCAACGGATGCTGCACAGCCCCGACCGACCGACAAACCACACGCAAAATGCATCATGCAAATAGACTTTTCAGGCTTTCTTACCTCCTAAATCTATGCAAGATTTTCTTTAGCACGGGGGGCAATCAATCACAACACATGAATCTGGTAGTTTAGGCGCGCCCTTATCCTGCAGGACGTTGCTCTAGTATCCCttgtctccacacacacacacacccgcaaaaaaaaaaaaaaaaaaaaaaagctcagccGCTGTTACCCCTCCAAATACTTCGACTATGTGGCCCGGAGGCAGCGTTTTAGATGTAGTGGTATTTCAGGATGCCAGATGACAAATAGTGCATCTTCTGTCCGCTCCTCACCTGCGCAAGACTAGCAATCGCCTATTCTCATCGTTATTAAATTCAATAGGGGGTACGTTGACGACCCGGCTACGGCACATGCGCAAACGAAAAGTCAGATTTCATTTCCCAAGGCTGTGAATGGGGATGGGGGGGCTACTGACTGACTGGGGATCTTGCTGTGTGTGCtcgtgtgtttttttaaatgcacccCAGTCCATTTATTATGTGTATTTCTGCTGTGTGCATTTCATAGCCTgtaacatctgtttttttttctttttaaatcagggtacctcccttcccccctctgTCCCATCCCACCCCACCCTGCCTTGTCCTGTCCTGACACAATAAAGAAACCTCACAGACTATACATAACTATTTTGTctcaaaccaaaaccaaaaacagtgGTAATCTTAT
This window harbors:
- the LOC128379991 gene encoding coronin-1C-A-like yields the protein MLRRVVRQSKFRHVFGQALRNDQCYDDIRVSRVTWDSSFCAVNPKFVAIIIEASGGGAFLVLPLQKTGRIDKVYPTVCGHTGPVLDIDWCPHNDHVIASGSEDCTVMVWQIPENGLENPLSEPVVVLEGHSKRVGIVSWHPTARNVLLSAGCDNQIIIWNVGTGEAMINLEDMHPDVIFSISWSRNGSLLCTACKDKKVRVIDPRKKKVVAEKDKAHEGARPMRAIFLADGNIFTTGFSRMSERQLALWKTENMDEPICVQEMDSSNGVLLPFYDPDTNIVYLCGKGDSSIRYFEITDEAPFVHYLNTFSTKEPQRGMGYMPKRGLDVNKCEIARFYKLHERKCEPIIMTVPRKSDLFQDDLYPDTAGPDPALEAEEWFAGKNGGPILISLKDGYVSTKNRDLKVVKTNVLESKPATKAAEKIPIIQKHASPQSSVKMEDKLEEVLREFKSLRDRVILQDRRIARLEEQVAKVAM